A genomic region of Rhodococcus pyridinivorans contains the following coding sequences:
- the mnmA gene encoding tRNA 2-thiouridine(34) synthase MnmA, with product MRILAAMSGGVDSAVAAARMVEAGHDVVGVHLALSAAPGTLRTGSRGCCSKEDAGDARRAADVLGIPFYVWDFADRFKEDVIDDFVASYAAGETPNPCLRCNEKIKFSALADRAVALGFDAVATGHYAQLNDGVLRRAVDADKDQSYVLAVLTAQQLSRAVFPVGDTPKSRIREEAAERGLAVANKPDSHDICFIPSGDTRAFLGARIGVRPGAVVDDRSGEVLAQHEGVHGFTIGQRKGLGIAGPGPDGRPRYVTAIEPESGTVRVGSAEQLKVESIRAERAVWTSGTAPVGPIECVVQVRAHGGLAPAVAEAVGPGIEISLREPLTGVAAGQAAVLYRSDAAGDIVLGSGTIAAGDR from the coding sequence ATGAGGATTCTTGCGGCAATGAGCGGCGGTGTGGACTCGGCGGTCGCCGCCGCCCGCATGGTCGAGGCCGGACACGACGTCGTGGGAGTGCATCTCGCGTTGTCGGCCGCGCCGGGCACACTGCGCACCGGCTCGCGCGGATGCTGCTCGAAGGAGGACGCCGGCGATGCTCGCCGCGCCGCCGACGTGCTCGGAATTCCCTTCTACGTCTGGGATTTCGCAGACCGCTTCAAGGAGGACGTGATCGACGACTTCGTCGCGTCCTATGCCGCCGGTGAGACCCCGAACCCGTGCCTGCGTTGCAACGAGAAGATCAAGTTCTCGGCGCTGGCCGACCGTGCCGTCGCGCTCGGCTTCGACGCCGTCGCCACCGGTCACTACGCGCAGTTGAACGACGGGGTGCTGCGCCGCGCCGTCGACGCCGACAAGGACCAGTCGTACGTACTCGCCGTGCTCACCGCGCAGCAGTTGTCGCGCGCGGTGTTCCCCGTCGGCGACACCCCCAAGAGCCGGATCCGCGAGGAGGCCGCCGAGCGCGGACTCGCGGTGGCGAACAAGCCCGACAGCCACGACATCTGCTTCATCCCGTCGGGCGACACCCGCGCCTTCCTCGGTGCCCGGATCGGTGTGCGTCCCGGCGCCGTCGTGGACGACCGTTCGGGTGAGGTGCTCGCGCAGCACGAGGGCGTGCACGGTTTCACCATCGGCCAGCGCAAGGGACTCGGTATCGCCGGGCCCGGACCGGACGGACGCCCCCGCTACGTCACCGCGATCGAACCGGAGAGCGGCACCGTCCGGGTCGGCAGCGCCGAACAGCTGAAGGTCGAGTCGATCCGCGCCGAGCGCGCCGTATGGACCTCCGGCACCGCTCCTGTCGGACCGATCGAGTGCGTCGTCCAGGTCCGCGCTCACGGCGGCCTGGCCCCGGCCGTCGCCGAAGCGGTGGGTCCGGGCATCGAGATCTCGCTGCGCGAACCGCTCACCGGTGTCGCCGCCGGTCAGGCCGCCGTGCTGTACCGGTCCGACGCTGCGGGCGACATCGTCCTCGGCAGCGGAACCATCGCGGCAGGGGACCGGTGA